One window of the Desulfurispira natronophila genome contains the following:
- a CDS encoding RodZ domain-containing protein, translating to MNQEDTAQDMQEQRGSETLGSYLRGLRDERAISVEELADRTKIAVSQIVAIENDQHNFLPPKAFVLGFIKSMCNELRGDYEKSKSLLNEVMGEPEAAESHSENVIATDTKRENAGDIINRNNSLSPYIFGAAVLVVAIAVIYFYTSSRSEIELATDTDRSYDVVSEVQQELREQQQAEEAARLEEQRRQQEELQRQRAEDEAQRQAELERLEQEEQTQAPAVEELDLPDIPYAESFTTEIPISVRLDGTGEAWVKMVGSYGNAMETTILQEGTSLHIDSVGTVVVALGNAGDVEVFVRDELHGVVGSVGQVRRFLVEPISEDDYRITQISRDEYLAILRHQDEVQ from the coding sequence ATGAACCAAGAAGATACAGCGCAGGATATGCAGGAGCAGCGTGGTAGCGAAACCCTGGGTTCCTACCTGCGTGGACTGCGAGATGAGCGTGCCATTTCAGTTGAAGAGTTGGCAGACCGAACAAAAATCGCAGTCAGTCAGATTGTTGCCATTGAAAATGATCAACATAATTTTCTTCCGCCAAAAGCATTTGTGCTCGGTTTCATCAAATCTATGTGTAATGAGTTGCGTGGCGACTATGAGAAATCAAAGTCACTACTTAACGAGGTAATGGGAGAACCGGAGGCAGCAGAATCGCACTCGGAAAACGTTATAGCTACTGACACAAAGCGTGAAAATGCTGGCGATATAATTAACCGTAATAATTCTCTTTCGCCGTACATTTTTGGAGCAGCGGTATTAGTAGTCGCTATAGCGGTAATATATTTTTATACATCGTCGCGCTCAGAGATTGAATTGGCTACCGATACTGACCGTAGCTACGATGTTGTTTCAGAGGTGCAGCAGGAACTGCGGGAACAACAGCAGGCAGAGGAGGCAGCTCGTCTCGAGGAGCAGCGTCGTCAACAAGAGGAGCTTCAACGCCAACGGGCAGAGGATGAAGCACAGCGTCAAGCTGAGCTAGAGCGTCTCGAGCAGGAAGAGCAGACACAAGCTCCAGCCGTGGAAGAGCTGGATTTGCCAGACATTCCTTATGCAGAGTCATTTACAACAGAAATCCCCATAAGTGTCCGTCTTGATGGCACAGGAGAAGCCTGGGTGAAAATGGTTGGCAGTTATGGCAACGCCATGGAAACCACCATTCTGCAAGAAGGCACCAGCCTCCATATCGATTCTGTAGGAACTGTTGTAGTTGCCTTGGGTAATGCTGGTGATGTAGAGGTATTTGTTCGTGACGAACTCCATGGAGTCGTTGGAAGTGTGGGGCAAGTACGCCGCTTTCTGGTAGAACCCATAAGCGAAGATGATTACCGCATCACCCAGATATCACGAGATGAGTACCTTGCGATTTTACGGCACCAGGACGAGGTTCAGTGA
- the ilvN gene encoding acetolactate synthase small subunit, which translates to MQHTISIIVENKFGVLSRITGLFSGRGYNIESLCVAPLDDNRYSRVTLVTSGNDKVVEQITKQLHKLINTLKVTDLTCEEHIERELLLVKISCPNTTIRSEILQVMDIFRGKTVDVAVKSITVEVTGAAEKIDAFIDMIRPFGIKEMARTGKVAMLRGQKPLT; encoded by the coding sequence ATGCAACACACTATAAGTATCATTGTAGAAAATAAATTTGGTGTTCTTTCTCGCATTACTGGTCTTTTCAGTGGCCGGGGGTACAACATTGAAAGCCTTTGTGTAGCACCATTAGATGACAACCGATATAGTCGCGTAACGTTGGTTACCAGTGGTAACGATAAGGTCGTTGAGCAAATCACCAAACAACTACACAAGCTCATCAATACCTTGAAGGTCACAGATCTTACCTGTGAAGAGCACATAGAGCGTGAACTGCTACTTGTCAAAATAAGCTGCCCAAACACCACTATCCGCAGTGAAATTTTGCAAGTTATGGATATTTTTCGTGGGAAAACTGTTGACGTAGCGGTGAAAAGCATTACCGTTGAAGTAACAGGTGCAGCAGAAAAAATCGATGCCTTTATCGATATGATTCGGCCCTTCGGCATTAAGGAAATGGCCCGTACAGGTAAGGTAGCCATGCTGCGAGGACAAAAACCACTCACGTAA
- a CDS encoding mechanosensitive ion channel family protein has translation MELLSSYIPTAYTPYVYAAILITLGFVVKFLFEQVVIRFLHRIFYKAGWSFGQRALTTIHKPFAYFILLVYFNLALQAVELSGMGQLLLSKLLVALLFINIYYLASGLFSLVFSEIKEKYQRADSQQEHILPFIENFARLFLIVIVLIAAVQNMGYNVSGLVASLGIGGIAVALAARESIANIFGSITILFDKPFSVGDWVKGNNFEGIVEEVGFRSTRIRTFAKTLITVPNSEVTNIVVENFSRMPIRRVFFHIGILYSTPPEVISQIVEDIRKMLSEHEAVDQEFFMVKFTTFGSHSLDIMIYYFTKTTAWEEHLSVREDINLRIMSIVHGHGSDFAFPTNTIHFGDELRLRRESFDA, from the coding sequence ATGGAATTACTCAGCTCCTATATACCTACGGCCTATACTCCTTATGTGTATGCTGCCATACTTATAACCCTTGGCTTTGTGGTAAAATTCCTCTTTGAGCAGGTTGTCATTCGTTTTTTGCATCGCATATTTTACAAAGCAGGTTGGTCTTTTGGGCAACGGGCCCTGACCACAATCCATAAGCCATTTGCTTATTTTATCCTTTTAGTTTATTTCAACCTTGCGCTGCAAGCTGTTGAGCTTTCGGGCATGGGGCAGCTTTTACTGAGTAAATTGCTGGTTGCTTTGCTTTTTATCAATATTTATTATCTCGCCTCAGGCTTATTTTCCCTGGTTTTTAGCGAAATCAAAGAGAAATACCAACGCGCAGACTCCCAGCAGGAGCACATTCTCCCATTTATTGAAAACTTTGCCCGCCTGTTTTTGATAGTTATTGTCTTGATAGCTGCTGTTCAAAATATGGGTTATAATGTAAGTGGTCTGGTAGCAAGCCTTGGGATTGGTGGGATCGCCGTGGCTTTGGCTGCACGTGAATCCATTGCCAACATCTTTGGCTCGATAACCATACTTTTTGACAAGCCGTTTTCAGTGGGTGACTGGGTGAAAGGCAATAATTTTGAGGGGATAGTTGAGGAGGTTGGATTTCGAAGTACCCGCATACGCACCTTTGCTAAAACCTTAATTACGGTACCTAACTCAGAAGTAACTAATATTGTGGTGGAAAACTTTTCACGCATGCCCATTCGGCGGGTATTTTTCCATATTGGAATTCTCTACTCTACACCACCTGAAGTCATTAGCCAGATTGTAGAAGATATTCGTAAAATGCTAAGTGAACACGAAGCAGTAGACCAAGAGTTCTTTATGGTGAAATTCACCACTTTTGGCTCACACTCCTTGGATATTATGATTTACTACTTCACTAAAACAACAGCTTGGGAAGAGCATTTGAGTGTGCGGGAGGATATAAATTTGCGCATAATGAGTATCGTTCATGGTCACGGCAGTGACTTTGCGTTCCCTACCAATACTATACACTTTGGAGACGAGTTGCGACTACGCCGTGAAAGTTTTGATGCGTGA
- the ilvD gene encoding dihydroxy-acid dehydratase codes for MKSDRVKKGIERAPHRSLMYATGISKSNLERPFIGIVSSFTDLIPGHTGMRDLERFIEKGIHSGGGQSFIYSVPGVCDGISMGHVGMHYSLPTRELIADMIESVTIAHALDGLVLLTNCDKITPGMLIAAGRLNIPSIVVTAGPMMTGNYKNIRRDFVTDTFEAMGQCQAGIIDRKELDRLEMAACPGQGSCQGLFTANTMACVSEAIGMSLPYGGTALAGFAEKRRIAQESGERICELVREDMKPRDIMTPMAFDNAIAIDMALGGSTNTTLHIPAIAHECGIKFGMERFDEISRQVPNISSLKPAGIYYMEDFHFAGGIPAAMQELGSAIHDCPTVSGLTTHQIASQAINYNQDVIRPVGNPVKQEGGIAVLKGNLAPLGSVIKQTAVSEAMRHFRGKARAFNSEEEAMKAIMDKTIQAGDVVVIRYEGPKGGPGMREMLAPTAAIMGMGLGDKVCLITDGRFSGGTRGPCIGHISPEAAAGGPIAAVEDGDTIVIDLDNRSLALEISDEELQERLKTAEHPEPKIQTGWLARYARLVTSANTGAVMSDG; via the coding sequence ATGAAAAGCGATCGCGTCAAAAAGGGTATTGAGCGAGCCCCCCACCGCTCTTTGATGTACGCTACCGGTATCAGCAAGTCCAACCTGGAGCGGCCCTTTATTGGCATTGTCTCCAGCTTTACTGACCTCATACCAGGCCATACAGGTATGCGTGACTTAGAGCGTTTCATAGAGAAAGGTATTCATTCCGGTGGAGGCCAGTCTTTTATCTACAGCGTCCCAGGTGTATGCGACGGCATTTCCATGGGTCATGTGGGTATGCACTACTCTCTTCCAACCCGCGAGCTTATCGCTGATATGATTGAATCGGTTACTATAGCTCACGCTCTCGATGGCTTGGTGCTCCTTACGAACTGTGACAAAATCACTCCCGGCATGCTTATCGCCGCTGGTCGTCTTAATATTCCTTCTATTGTTGTCACTGCCGGCCCCATGATGACTGGCAACTATAAAAATATTCGTCGTGACTTTGTTACCGATACATTTGAGGCCATGGGCCAGTGCCAGGCAGGAATCATTGACCGCAAGGAACTTGACCGACTGGAGATGGCTGCTTGCCCAGGCCAAGGCTCCTGTCAAGGTCTTTTTACCGCAAACACCATGGCCTGTGTCAGTGAAGCCATTGGAATGAGCCTCCCCTATGGTGGAACAGCTCTGGCAGGATTTGCTGAAAAGCGTCGTATAGCTCAGGAGTCAGGTGAACGTATATGCGAGCTGGTACGCGAGGATATGAAACCGCGGGATATCATGACTCCTATGGCTTTCGATAATGCTATTGCCATTGATATGGCTTTGGGTGGCTCTACTAATACCACCCTGCATATACCAGCCATTGCCCATGAGTGTGGGATTAAGTTTGGCATGGAGCGATTTGATGAAATAAGTCGCCAGGTACCCAATATATCCAGCCTGAAGCCTGCAGGTATATATTACATGGAAGATTTCCATTTTGCCGGTGGCATTCCTGCGGCTATGCAGGAGCTTGGCAGTGCTATACACGACTGCCCCACCGTAAGCGGACTCACCACTCATCAAATTGCCTCACAAGCGATAAACTACAACCAGGACGTGATTCGCCCAGTGGGTAATCCCGTCAAGCAAGAGGGTGGCATTGCGGTCCTTAAGGGCAATCTGGCTCCCCTTGGCTCTGTTATAAAGCAGACCGCTGTTAGTGAAGCAATGCGACACTTCCGTGGTAAAGCGCGAGCGTTCAACTCTGAAGAAGAAGCCATGAAGGCCATTATGGATAAAACCATTCAGGCAGGCGATGTTGTGGTCATACGCTACGAAGGCCCCAAAGGTGGACCTGGCATGCGTGAAATGCTAGCTCCAACTGCTGCCATCATGGGCATGGGGTTGGGTGATAAGGTCTGTTTGATTACTGACGGTCGCTTCAGTGGCGGAACCCGTGGGCCATGTATTGGTCATATCTCACCGGAAGCAGCTGCTGGTGGACCAATTGCAGCGGTTGAGGACGGGGACACCATAGTAATCGATCTGGACAATCGTAGCCTGGCTTTGGAAATCAGTGACGAAGAGCTGCAAGAACGACTAAAGACTGCAGAGCACCCTGAACCCAAGATACAGACAGGCTGGCTGGCCCGCTATGCCCGTTTGGTAACATCGGCCAACACTGGTGCTGTTATGAGCGATGGGTGA
- a CDS encoding type III pantothenate kinase → MLIAIDIGNTNVVVGVFEGENTDLRTKWRLQSNIHRTTDEYMVLMGDLMRFEGITADQVRGVVVSSVVTPLTRIFRKLSVTLFRKEPLIISAGIKTGMPIRTDNPREVGADRIVNAVAGYAQARGAVIVVDFGTATTFDVVNFQGCYVGGCIMPGVNVSLEALVERTDRLPLVEIDRPRKVVGRNTVNSLQSGIYYGYVSMIQGISHRIIKEEGCRFSIIATGGLGSLFHLEEGLFDEYIHDLTLQGLKILYERNRA, encoded by the coding sequence TTGCTCATCGCAATTGATATTGGTAATACAAATGTTGTAGTAGGTGTCTTTGAAGGCGAAAACACAGATTTGCGGACAAAGTGGAGACTCCAATCCAACATCCATCGCACCACCGATGAGTACATGGTACTGATGGGTGACTTGATGCGCTTTGAAGGAATTACTGCGGATCAGGTGCGAGGTGTAGTGGTGTCTAGCGTCGTGACCCCATTAACCAGGATTTTTCGCAAACTCTCAGTGACACTCTTTCGCAAGGAGCCACTCATCATTTCAGCCGGCATCAAAACTGGCATGCCTATTCGCACCGACAACCCTCGGGAGGTCGGGGCAGACCGCATTGTTAACGCTGTTGCCGGGTATGCTCAGGCCAGGGGAGCGGTTATAGTGGTTGACTTTGGCACGGCCACTACTTTTGATGTCGTGAACTTCCAGGGATGTTACGTTGGTGGGTGCATTATGCCTGGAGTAAATGTTTCACTTGAAGCTTTGGTGGAAAGAACTGATCGACTACCACTAGTGGAAATTGATAGACCACGAAAAGTGGTTGGTCGCAACACAGTGAATTCGCTCCAGTCGGGTATTTACTACGGGTACGTATCCATGATACAAGGGATATCTCACCGAATAATCAAAGAAGAGGGTTGCCGTTTCAGCATTATTGCAACCGGCGGGCTAGGCTCACTCTTCCACCTCGAAGAAGGTCTATTTGACGAGTATATTCACGACCTGACACTACAGGGACTAAAGATATTGTACGAAAGGAACCGTGCATGA
- a CDS encoding molybdopterin-binding protein, whose amino-acid sequence MRKVDVSNAIGCALAHDLTAVDSLTGRKYCAFHRGQIVKQEDLDKLKDLGRYQVYIEDSSSRDEVHEDDFAIAVASQLRHPSIVTDDTPQEGRVSIYANRSGVLKIDLQRLTQLHKSHPELVLPTLPQHYPVSDGQRIGAFRILPLYAHRATLDSCLQILAQKPLISIDPYTRKKVAIIVTGTEVYEGRITDRFIPLISKKIKTYDAFVTSATIVPDNHQRIVNEISRAMELADLVCITGGTSVDPDDITLSAITSSGASVVRQGVPRQPGNHLSIAYHPQATLVTVPAGALSVPCSTFDTYLPRLLADHRITADELATSAAGGLCQQCPSCHFPNCTFGAMR is encoded by the coding sequence GTGAGGAAAGTAGATGTAAGTAATGCAATTGGGTGTGCTTTGGCCCATGATCTTACCGCTGTCGACTCGTTAACTGGACGTAAATATTGTGCTTTTCATCGAGGACAGATAGTTAAACAAGAGGACCTCGACAAGCTGAAAGATTTAGGTCGTTACCAGGTCTACATAGAAGACAGTAGTAGCCGAGATGAAGTCCACGAAGATGACTTTGCCATAGCAGTTGCCTCGCAATTACGCCACCCTTCAATAGTTACCGATGACACTCCTCAGGAAGGGCGTGTATCAATATATGCCAACAGGAGTGGTGTACTAAAAATTGATCTCCAGCGCCTGACTCAACTGCACAAGTCACACCCTGAGCTTGTACTCCCCACTCTTCCTCAGCACTATCCAGTAAGCGATGGGCAGCGCATAGGGGCATTCCGAATTCTTCCACTGTATGCTCACCGCGCTACACTGGACTCCTGCCTGCAAATTTTGGCTCAGAAACCACTGATCAGTATCGATCCTTATACCCGTAAAAAGGTAGCCATAATTGTCACAGGAACTGAGGTATATGAAGGGCGCATAACCGATCGCTTCATTCCCCTTATAAGTAAAAAAATCAAAACCTATGACGCATTCGTTACTTCGGCAACTATTGTTCCTGATAACCACCAGCGCATCGTCAACGAAATTTCACGGGCCATGGAGCTAGCTGATCTCGTTTGTATTACTGGTGGAACTTCGGTAGATCCTGATGACATCACCCTATCTGCTATTACCAGTAGTGGCGCTTCCGTTGTGCGCCAGGGAGTTCCACGCCAGCCGGGCAATCACCTGTCCATTGCCTATCACCCACAGGCCACATTGGTGACCGTTCCAGCCGGAGCCCTTAGCGTTCCATGCAGTACTTTCGATACTTATCTGCCCCGATTATTGGCGGACCATCGCATAACTGCTGATGAACTTGCCACATCTGCAGCTGGTGGCTTGTGCCAGCAATGCCCATCCTGCCACTTTCCAAACTGTACTTTTGGCGCCATGCGATAG
- a CDS encoding biotin--[acetyl-CoA-carboxylase] ligase: MSKTTHVTDGAALKSSLSSWPFPVQVFDEIPSTNTHLIDGPYDQQHGTLVVAHRQTAGKGRLGRTWLGDENSAAFSLLLHAKEPWEMLQLVPVLAAVSVLRAASSQGVHLFTKWPNDLLDRDGRKVCGILTEMRSQGGVPRSVVVGVGINVNQHEIKGDFLAQSLRTLRGGIPLDRSALILDIARELLQGYESLQGPACPELVSEWKRACTMFGGLYCMKHSGETFSPIDMEDDGSLVVRYPTGVIGRISAGEVVEIAHRN; encoded by the coding sequence ATGAGCAAAACAACTCATGTCACCGACGGGGCTGCCCTGAAAAGCTCACTTTCATCATGGCCTTTCCCCGTTCAAGTTTTCGATGAAATCCCATCTACCAACACACACCTGATAGATGGCCCCTATGATCAACAACATGGCACTTTGGTGGTGGCGCATCGTCAGACTGCCGGGAAGGGGAGACTCGGACGAACTTGGCTCGGCGATGAAAACTCGGCAGCGTTTTCACTCTTGTTACACGCGAAAGAACCGTGGGAAATGTTACAGCTGGTCCCCGTCTTGGCAGCGGTTTCGGTACTACGAGCGGCATCATCACAGGGAGTTCACCTTTTCACGAAGTGGCCCAACGACCTTTTGGACCGGGATGGGCGCAAAGTTTGCGGTATCCTGACTGAGATGCGATCCCAGGGTGGAGTTCCTCGCAGCGTAGTGGTTGGCGTTGGTATCAATGTAAACCAGCATGAGATAAAAGGCGATTTCCTTGCTCAGAGCTTGCGCACATTGCGGGGAGGCATACCTCTGGATCGTAGTGCGTTGATACTTGATATCGCCCGAGAGTTGTTACAGGGCTATGAGTCCCTCCAGGGCCCAGCCTGCCCTGAGCTTGTTTCAGAGTGGAAGAGAGCATGCACCATGTTTGGTGGACTCTATTGCATGAAACACAGTGGCGAGACCTTCTCGCCTATTGATATGGAAGACGACGGAAGCCTGGTGGTTCGATATCCCACCGGAGTAATTGGGCGCATCAGTGCCGGAGAGGTAGTAGAAATTGCTCATCGCAATTGA
- the miaA gene encoding tRNA (adenosine(37)-N6)-dimethylallyltransferase MiaA — protein MSNVPEVIVLAGPTAVGKTAIAQQVCRQIGGAIVGCDSRQVYRYLDIGTAKPTAAELGPVQHYLLDVAGPGETYHVQRYYDDATATINYLLKKQIVPVVTVGTGMFFEALQYNLISTPVVSKEMRHRALSAVSNNRDQVYEILQHVDPLAAINKGDTQRLVRWYEVYLETGKSMRCYFSKRLSKPRFSALNFTLERSRQELYQRINSRVELMLQQGLVEEISKAMQVGYDFTKVPVVGYSEFMPFINGRATLMECAEEVKKHSRRYAKRQMTWFRNRLRFPALQLGTSCMSEEAAVAHIVMCWSNRNDLS, from the coding sequence GTGTCAAATGTTCCTGAGGTAATTGTTTTAGCTGGGCCAACGGCCGTGGGGAAAACTGCGATAGCCCAGCAGGTTTGTCGCCAAATTGGCGGCGCCATTGTTGGATGCGATAGCCGACAGGTGTACCGCTACCTGGATATCGGTACAGCCAAACCCACTGCTGCTGAGTTGGGACCAGTTCAGCACTACCTTCTTGATGTTGCTGGCCCTGGCGAAACCTATCATGTTCAGCGCTATTATGATGATGCTACAGCTACGATAAATTACTTGCTAAAAAAACAGATTGTTCCAGTAGTTACGGTTGGAACAGGAATGTTTTTTGAGGCGCTGCAGTACAATCTTATATCAACACCTGTAGTTAGTAAGGAAATGCGTCATCGAGCGTTAAGTGCTGTCAGTAACAATCGTGATCAGGTGTACGAAATTTTACAACATGTGGATCCTTTAGCAGCTATCAATAAGGGAGATACCCAGCGACTTGTTCGCTGGTATGAAGTTTACCTCGAGACGGGCAAATCTATGAGATGTTATTTTTCCAAACGATTATCCAAGCCTCGTTTTTCTGCCCTGAATTTCACGTTGGAGCGTTCTCGACAGGAGCTTTACCAACGAATAAATTCGCGTGTTGAGCTCATGCTTCAGCAAGGTCTTGTGGAAGAAATATCAAAAGCCATGCAAGTTGGGTACGATTTTACGAAAGTCCCGGTTGTAGGCTATAGCGAGTTTATGCCATTTATCAATGGGAGAGCGACACTTATGGAGTGTGCCGAAGAAGTAAAAAAGCATAGTCGACGTTATGCCAAACGCCAAATGACCTGGTTTCGTAATCGACTTCGCTTTCCGGCACTGCAATTGGGAACATCATGCATGAGTGAAGAGGCTGCAGTAGCCCATATTGTCATGTGCTGGAGCAATCGCAATGACTTAAGTTGA
- the ilvB gene encoding biosynthetic-type acetolactate synthase large subunit, whose translation MKMTGAQIFVECLKKENVEVMFGYPGGVLIGIYDALYDSDVNHILTRHEQGAAHAADGYARSTGKVGVCMATSGPGATNLVTGIATAFMDSVPMVVFTGQVPTGVIGNDAFQEADIVGITRPIVKHNYLVQDISDLATTIKEAFHIASTGRPGPVLVDIPKDVIHAQYEFTYPDKVNIPGYKPTMKGHPGQIKKFVELVKQAKRPLLYVGGGIKASEATTQLRKLAETLRIPVTETLMGLGSVSGYSELFVGMLGMHGCYAANTAVSECDLVIAVGARFDDRVTGKLDEFAKEAKVIHIDIDPSSISKSVLAHHPIVGDVREVLESILKELERQDIETMTKGHDEWIEQIHHWQKQYPLTYAPSDEVIKPQFVLEELSDKIKGRNAIVTTEVGQHQMWAAQFIKHEDPRRFLSSGGLGTMGYGFPAAIGAAFGNPTATVIDVAGDGSIQMNIQEMIIAVQHKLNVKILILNNGFLGMVRQWQQLFFNRRYSNTDIEFQPDFVKLGEAYGAKGLRADKPSEVGALLDEMLNTPGPVIADVVVDREENVMPMVPAGASVRDMILTDQI comes from the coding sequence ATGAAAATGACGGGAGCGCAAATATTTGTTGAATGCCTTAAGAAAGAGAATGTCGAAGTCATGTTTGGCTATCCAGGTGGCGTACTGATTGGCATCTATGACGCCCTCTACGACTCAGATGTCAACCACATTCTCACTCGCCACGAGCAGGGCGCTGCCCACGCAGCAGACGGATACGCCCGCAGCACCGGTAAGGTAGGGGTTTGCATGGCTACCAGCGGCCCAGGCGCCACAAACCTGGTTACCGGTATAGCGACAGCCTTTATGGATTCTGTTCCCATGGTGGTTTTCACTGGACAAGTACCTACTGGCGTTATTGGTAATGATGCATTTCAGGAAGCTGATATTGTGGGAATAACCCGCCCCATCGTTAAGCACAACTATTTGGTGCAAGATATCAGCGATCTTGCCACAACAATCAAGGAAGCCTTCCATATTGCCTCAACTGGTCGCCCAGGCCCCGTCTTGGTAGACATACCCAAGGACGTCATACACGCTCAATACGAGTTTACCTATCCTGATAAAGTTAATATTCCAGGTTATAAGCCCACGATGAAAGGACATCCGGGGCAAATCAAGAAATTTGTCGAGCTGGTAAAGCAAGCAAAACGCCCGCTGCTCTATGTGGGCGGTGGCATAAAAGCTTCCGAAGCCACAACACAATTGCGTAAGCTGGCAGAGACCCTGCGTATTCCAGTTACCGAAACTCTTATGGGTTTAGGCTCTGTTAGTGGTTACAGTGAACTTTTTGTTGGCATGCTGGGTATGCACGGCTGTTATGCGGCTAATACAGCCGTCAGTGAGTGCGACTTGGTCATTGCCGTTGGAGCCCGCTTTGATGATCGGGTCACGGGTAAACTAGATGAGTTTGCCAAAGAGGCCAAGGTTATCCACATAGATATTGACCCATCATCTATTTCCAAGAGTGTATTAGCTCACCATCCTATTGTGGGTGATGTGCGTGAAGTTCTTGAGAGCATTCTCAAAGAGCTGGAACGCCAAGACATTGAAACCATGACCAAGGGGCACGACGAGTGGATCGAGCAGATTCACCATTGGCAAAAGCAGTATCCATTGACCTACGCGCCCAGCGATGAGGTTATTAAGCCACAATTTGTTCTGGAAGAACTCAGTGACAAGATCAAGGGCAGGAATGCCATTGTTACCACAGAGGTAGGTCAGCACCAAATGTGGGCTGCCCAGTTTATCAAGCATGAAGATCCTCGACGTTTTCTTTCCAGCGGTGGCCTCGGTACGATGGGGTATGGCTTCCCCGCTGCTATAGGAGCAGCCTTTGGTAACCCCACAGCTACCGTTATAGACGTAGCTGGTGATGGCTCTATTCAGATGAATATCCAGGAAATGATCATCGCCGTTCAGCACAAACTTAACGTCAAAATCCTAATTCTGAACAACGGCTTTCTCGGTATGGTACGACAGTGGCAGCAGCTCTTCTTTAACCGCCGTTACAGCAATACCGATATTGAGTTTCAACCAGACTTTGTCAAGCTTGGTGAAGCTTATGGTGCCAAGGGGTTACGAGCAGACAAGCCTTCCGAGGTTGGAGCGCTACTAGACGAGATGCTCAATACACCTGGTCCAGTAATAGCTGATGTGGTTGTTGATCGTGAAGAAAATGTTATGCCTATGGTGCCCGCCGGAGCCAGCGTGCGGGATATGATACTGACGGATCAAATCTGA
- the moaA gene encoding GTP 3',8-cyclase MoaA, which produces MHGKRLIDAQGNPINYVRISVTDRCNLKCFYCVPEDGVCHTTHEQMMSMEEIQRVLEVLHSLGVNKIRLTGGEPLARRGIGRLIRRASTIGFDDIAMTTNGVLLPRFAGLLRECGLRRVNISLDTLHPERFSHITGVNSFDQVWKGIQAARENGLKPIKINVVAIRGVNEDEIADFVALTCKEKINVRFIEYMPVGIKSRYNTEQLISVAQMLAQIKKRFAVEPLDGEKYSTARMFRIVGGEGAFGFISPMTEHFCHSCNRLRITADGKIKTCLFSKQEHDFLPLLRHQSNNEALSSFFLQVAAGKVTEIDDMYHSSRNMTRIGG; this is translated from the coding sequence GTGCACGGTAAGCGGCTCATTGATGCTCAGGGAAACCCCATAAACTATGTACGCATAAGCGTCACAGATAGATGCAACCTCAAGTGCTTTTACTGCGTCCCGGAAGATGGCGTTTGCCACACAACTCATGAACAAATGATGAGTATGGAGGAGATACAGAGGGTGCTGGAGGTTTTGCACTCGTTGGGTGTGAACAAAATTCGCTTGACTGGCGGGGAACCTTTGGCCAGACGCGGAATTGGCAGGCTGATACGTCGCGCTAGCACCATTGGCTTTGATGATATTGCCATGACGACCAACGGTGTCCTTCTACCTCGTTTTGCAGGACTGCTACGAGAGTGTGGTTTGCGCCGAGTAAATATCAGCCTGGACACTCTACACCCAGAGCGATTTAGCCACATTACGGGGGTTAACAGCTTTGATCAGGTATGGAAAGGAATACAGGCAGCACGTGAAAATGGGCTTAAACCAATAAAGATCAATGTAGTAGCTATTCGTGGGGTTAATGAAGACGAAATTGCTGACTTTGTAGCTCTCACCTGCAAAGAAAAGATTAATGTGCGCTTTATTGAATACATGCCAGTTGGTATAAAAAGTCGTTACAACACTGAGCAACTTATAAGCGTAGCACAGATGCTGGCTCAGATAAAAAAACGCTTTGCGGTAGAACCCTTGGACGGGGAAAAATACTCTACTGCCAGAATGTTTCGCATTGTAGGTGGCGAAGGGGCTTTTGGTTTCATTTCACCAATGACAGAGCATTTTTGTCATAGCTGCAACCGTCTGCGAATTACGGCGGATGGCAAGATAAAAACTTGTCTCTTCTCTAAGCAGGAGCACGATTTTTTACCTTTACTGCGTCATCAGTCAAACAATGAAGCCCTCTCCAGCTTTTTTCTCCAGGTGGCCGCTGGCAAAGTAACGGAAATAGACGACATGTACCATAGCTCCCGCAATATGACTCGCATTGGTGGTTAA